Genomic DNA from Streptomyces sp. PCS3-D2:
TTCCTGGACATCGCAGAGCTGGAGTGGCACGCCACACGGATGCACACGGTGCAAGCGGTTCACGTACCCGGACTGCTCCAGACCGAGGAATACTCCAGGGCCGTCTTCAACGCGGTGCTTCCGCAACTCTCCCGCTTGGACGTGGAGCTGCGCGTGGCCCACCGCCAAGAGCGACAGGTCGTCCTTGACCGCCGAGATCCGGTTCGATACACCGGATATGTGCACGAGGCGGCACTGCGTATGCAGTTCGGCGGCCGACAGGTGTCGAAGCGCCAGCTCGATCGGATCTGCGAGCGAAGCACGGCGGAGCACATCACCATCAGGGTCATCCCCGTCTCTCAAGGAGCCTTCCCGGGAGCGGGGCACCCTCTGTTCTACGCCGAGGAATCGGTCCCGCAGCTCGACACGGCGCAACTCGACTCGGCCCACGGCCCGGAGTTCCTGCACGGTGCGGAGCAACTGGCCAAGTACCGCAGCCATCTGGCCTGGATGTCCGATCACACGCTCAGCCCCGAAGCTTCGCGTGATCTCATCCGAGACATCAGCAAGGAACTGTGAGAGGGGTCGCCATGCCGGACATCCGGTGGGAAGCACCGTACTGCGGTGAGGGAAACGCCTGCTATCGGATAGGGGTGGACGGGGACGGCAACAGCTACATAGCGGTGGCCGGCCAGGAGGACCGGCCGCTGACCGACAGCAGAGCGGCCCTCCAGGCCCTGATCCGGGACATCAAGGCGGG
This window encodes:
- a CDS encoding DUF5753 domain-containing protein; amino-acid sequence: MSAELAASLVGMDRGKIPSIEAGARTLSAERLRTLVASYGCTDEPYIDALLGMAQRRRRGWWDQYRERLAPGFLDIAELEWHATRMHTVQAVHVPGLLQTEEYSRAVFNAVLPQLSRLDVELRVAHRQERQVVLDRRDPVRYTGYVHEAALRMQFGGRQVSKRQLDRICERSTAEHITIRVIPVSQGAFPGAGHPLFYAEESVPQLDTAQLDSAHGPEFLHGAEQLAKYRSHLAWMSDHTLSPEASRDLIRDISKEL